One window of Rutidosis leptorrhynchoides isolate AG116_Rl617_1_P2 unplaced genomic scaffold, CSIRO_AGI_Rlap_v1 contig482, whole genome shotgun sequence genomic DNA carries:
- the LOC139883962 gene encoding uncharacterized protein, translating into MPRIKDNTSSLSGAKYTLELLRGSNTQCIELMRMSRDAFVRLCDHFKQKQWIKDSKHISVEEKLATFLTIIAHNERFVVVKRRFQHSSHTIHKYFHEILEAMMEFAKEMIMPTTFDPNLDVPDSHKSIRKIFKGAVGALDVTLVHAIIPLDQQIAYRGREKEKYYQNVLAICDFNMIFTYVYAGWEGVAHDLRVLREILSNPDNCFPFPPPNKYYLCDASYPSTREFLTPYHNVRYWLGDYRRRRATTKEEKFNHAHARIRNVIERAFGVLKARFPILDKMAPYEFNERINDDLFNHFDTAQIIFDEEQQEENPEEAHRTNWTTEDVQFMENVKNDIALQLMQRRTNN; encoded by the exons ATGCCAAGAATTAAAGACAATACATCATCTTTATCTGGTGCAAAATACACTTTGGAATTATTGCGTGGCTCAAATACACAATGCATAGAGTTGATGCGAATGTCTCGTGATGCATTTGTTCGTTTATGCGATCATTTTAAACAGAAGCAATGGATCAAAGATAGTAAACACATAAGCGTTGAAGAAAAGCTAGCAACATTCTTGACCATCATAGCACATAATGAACGTTTTGTTGTTGTCAAGAGAAGATTTCAACACTCTTCACATACTATTCACAAGTATTTTCATGAAATTCTTGAAGCAATGATGGAGTTTGCAAAAGAGATGATAATGCCTACAACATTTGATCCTAATCTCGATGTTCCTGATAGTCATAAAAGTATACGTAAGATATTTAAG ggAGCAGTTGGAGCTCTTGATGTGACATTAGTACATGCTATTATCCCACTTGATCAACAAATTGCTTATAGAGGAAGAGAAAAGGAAAAATATTATCAAAATGTTTTGGCAATATGTGACTTCAACATGATTTTCACATATGTATATGCAGGATGGGAAGGAGTGGCTCATGATTTACGAGTTCTAAGAGAAATATTATCTAATCCAGATAATTGTTTTCCATTCCCTCCTCCAA ATAAATATTATCTATGTGATGCTTCATATCCAAGTACTAGAGAATTTCTAACGCCATATCATAATGTTCGATATTGGTTAGGAGATTATCGTCGTAGGCGTGCTACAACTAAAGAAGAAAAGTTTAATCATGCCCATGCACGAATCAGAAATGTTATTGAACGAGCTTTTGGAGTTTTAAAAGCAAGATTCCCAATATTGGACAAAATGGCTCCGTATGAGTTTAAT GAGCGTATTAACGATGATCTGTTCAATCATTTTGACACTGCTCAAATAATATTCGACGAAGAACAACAAGAAGAAAATCCGGAAGAAGCACATAGAACTAATTGGACAACTGAAGATGTCCAGTTTATGGAAAATGTGAAGAACGACATTGCGCTTCAACTTATGCAGAGAAGAACCAATAAttga